From one Pseudactinotalea sp. HY158 genomic stretch:
- a CDS encoding sugar phosphate isomerase/epimerase has protein sequence MSTPIEESPVLRPGLCSVTYRELTPAEVIDLARDAGLECIEWAGDVHVPAGDVAGAASVRGATEAAGLAVASYGSYLDFLGSEEEFALAAAGVVSAAEALGAPRIRVWAGRTGSAEADSQLRDTVVARIRHVADLTRPLGIDLGLEFHGHTLTDEVGSTLRLLEEVDRANVLTYWQPHQGMPSADALSTLRRVLDRTSTIHAFSWWPMAERLELAERADLWRGAVEILAAAGGDHDVLLEFVPDDDPSLLASEAATLREWLHP, from the coding sequence ATGAGCACCCCGATCGAGGAGTCGCCCGTGTTACGCCCTGGACTGTGTTCGGTCACCTACCGCGAACTGACGCCGGCCGAGGTGATCGACCTCGCCCGCGACGCCGGGCTCGAATGCATCGAGTGGGCCGGGGACGTGCACGTGCCCGCGGGCGACGTCGCGGGCGCGGCGTCGGTGCGGGGGGCGACCGAGGCGGCCGGCCTGGCCGTGGCCTCCTACGGTTCCTACCTCGACTTCCTCGGCAGCGAGGAGGAGTTCGCGCTCGCCGCGGCCGGGGTCGTGTCGGCGGCCGAGGCGCTCGGGGCGCCGCGCATCCGTGTCTGGGCGGGCCGGACGGGCTCGGCCGAGGCGGACTCGCAGCTGCGGGACACGGTCGTGGCCCGGATCCGGCACGTCGCCGACCTGACCCGCCCGCTCGGCATCGATCTCGGGCTCGAGTTCCACGGCCACACCCTCACCGACGAGGTCGGCTCGACGCTGCGGCTGCTCGAGGAGGTCGACCGGGCGAACGTGCTCACGTACTGGCAGCCGCACCAGGGCATGCCGAGTGCCGACGCGCTCTCGACGCTGCGGCGCGTACTGGACCGTACCTCGACGATCCACGCGTTCTCGTGGTGGCCGATGGCCGAGCGGCTGGAGCTCGCCGAGCGCGCCGACCTGTGGCGGGGCGCCGTCGAGATCCTGGCGGCCGCGGGCGGCGACCACGACGTGCTGCTCGAGTTCGTGCCGGACGACGACCCCTCCCTGCTCGCCTCCGAGGCCGCGACGCTGCGGGAGTGGCTGCACCCCTGA
- a CDS encoding hydroxyacid dehydrogenase yields the protein MPHTTHATAPTRPTRRPVALLAMLPDLPPCLFRPDQLDQLTRLLDVDPAQVDPDLAALDDGRLAEVEVLVTGWGAPRLDAALLARLPRLGAVVHTAGSVKSLFDDAAAAAAPASLRVTSAVHANAIPVAEYTLAQILLAGKRTLASEADYRRRRRVDPDWYTRGGYGNHGGVVGLIGASHIGRLVASHLRPFDVQVLLYDPFVSAAQAAELGTEKVELADLFSRSDVVSLHAPDVPATHHMVDAGMLALMRDGTTFINTARPALVHEEALRAELVSGRISAVLDVHDSLPADDPIWELRNVSITPHLAGSQGNELHRLANTALTEIAAYVGGHDPVHPVDLATLATLA from the coding sequence GTGCCGCACACGACCCACGCCACCGCACCGACCCGCCCGACCCGCCGCCCCGTCGCCCTGCTGGCGATGCTGCCCGACCTGCCGCCGTGCCTGTTCCGGCCCGACCAGCTCGATCAGCTGACCCGCCTGCTCGACGTCGACCCCGCACAGGTCGACCCGGACCTCGCCGCCCTCGACGACGGTCGGCTCGCCGAGGTCGAGGTGCTCGTGACCGGCTGGGGCGCGCCGCGACTCGACGCGGCCCTGCTCGCGCGGCTGCCCCGGCTCGGCGCGGTCGTGCACACCGCCGGGAGCGTCAAGTCCCTGTTCGACGACGCCGCCGCGGCGGCCGCGCCCGCGTCCCTGCGGGTCACCTCCGCCGTCCACGCGAACGCGATTCCCGTGGCGGAGTACACCCTCGCGCAGATCCTTCTCGCCGGGAAGCGGACGCTCGCCTCCGAGGCCGACTACCGCCGGCGGCGCCGGGTCGATCCCGACTGGTACACCCGCGGCGGCTACGGCAACCACGGCGGCGTCGTCGGGCTCATCGGCGCCTCCCACATCGGCCGGCTCGTCGCCTCCCACCTGCGCCCCTTCGACGTGCAGGTGCTCCTCTACGACCCGTTCGTGAGCGCGGCCCAGGCCGCCGAGCTCGGCACCGAGAAGGTCGAGCTGGCGGACCTGTTCTCCCGCAGCGACGTCGTCAGCCTGCATGCCCCCGACGTGCCCGCCACCCACCACATGGTCGACGCCGGGATGCTCGCGCTCATGCGCGACGGCACCACGTTCATCAACACCGCCCGGCCCGCGCTCGTGCACGAGGAGGCGCTGCGGGCCGAACTCGTGTCCGGCCGGATCAGCGCCGTGCTCGACGTGCACGATTCACTCCCCGCCGACGACCCGATCTGGGAGCTGCGGAACGTGAGCATCACCCCGCACCTCGCCGGCTCCCAGGGCAACGAGCTCCACCGCCTCGCGAACACCGCCCTGACCGAGATCGCCGCCTACGTCGGCGGGCACGACCCAGTCCACCCCGTCGACCTGGCCACCCTCGCGACCCTGGCCTGA
- a CDS encoding PIN domain-containing protein: MARYTAFLDACVLVPVAPCDTLLRMADLGLFRPVWSARVIDEARRALERIHPDIDPSRFRSRFRSMNEAFDDALVEGWEPLTQGLDLPDPDDRHVVAAALRGRADAIITENIRDFPDSTLKPIGLDAVRSDAFLLDQFDLDPSAALHIVVEQAAAMTRPPVDIETLLTRLARSGVPRFAQAVRELMLETRPGASRRA; the protein is encoded by the coding sequence GTGGCACGGTACACGGCCTTCCTCGACGCCTGTGTGCTGGTGCCCGTCGCTCCGTGCGACACCTTGTTGCGAATGGCGGATCTGGGGCTCTTCCGGCCTGTGTGGTCGGCGCGTGTCATCGACGAGGCGCGTCGGGCTCTGGAACGCATACACCCCGACATCGACCCAAGTCGATTTCGGAGTCGGTTCCGATCGATGAACGAGGCCTTCGACGATGCACTCGTCGAAGGTTGGGAGCCCCTGACACAGGGCCTCGATCTCCCCGACCCGGACGACCGCCATGTGGTTGCCGCGGCTCTCCGGGGCCGGGCCGACGCGATCATCACGGAGAACATCAGGGACTTTCCGGACTCGACGCTCAAGCCCATCGGGCTTGACGCGGTTCGATCGGACGCTTTCCTGCTCGATCAGTTCGATCTCGACCCGTCCGCCGCTCTGCACATCGTCGTGGAACAGGCCGCTGCGATGACCCGTCCGCCGGTCGACATCGAGACGTTGTTGACTCGGCTTGCTCGGAGTGGGGTGCCGAGGTTCGCCCAGGCCGTGCGGGAACTCATGCTGGAGACGAGGCCCGGTGCGTCCCGCCGGGCATAG
- a CDS encoding helix-turn-helix domain-containing protein, with translation MDELIELDDNRAMGVAASARIRDVVDPPQDLAGMLELARFLESHATPAVLLGPDGEQIPLPLEAYEVLRKVARAMEGGASVSVEPIDRQLTTQQAATLLGISRSTLIRLLDEHELPFERFGESRHRRLRLRDVLAYRERKRVDRRSRLDEMTRQASEDGLYDVDPGAYRAALAEARKS, from the coding sequence ATGGACGAATTGATCGAATTGGACGATAATCGGGCCATGGGAGTTGCAGCATCAGCTCGAATTCGAGACGTCGTCGATCCCCCTCAGGATCTCGCCGGGATGCTCGAACTTGCGCGGTTCCTCGAGAGCCACGCCACTCCCGCCGTCCTGCTCGGGCCCGACGGAGAGCAGATTCCGTTGCCTCTCGAAGCGTACGAAGTCCTGCGGAAGGTTGCGCGAGCGATGGAGGGTGGCGCGTCGGTGAGCGTGGAGCCGATCGACCGGCAGCTGACCACTCAGCAGGCCGCGACCCTGCTCGGGATCAGCCGAAGCACGTTGATCAGATTGCTCGACGAGCACGAACTGCCGTTCGAACGCTTCGGCGAGTCGCGGCACCGCCGGCTGCGTCTGCGGGATGTGCTGGCCTATCGCGAGCGTAAGCGGGTCGATCGCCGCAGCAGACTTGATGAAATGACGAGACAGGCGAGCGAGGACGGACTGTACGACGTCGATCCGGGTGCGTACAGGGCAGCACTCGCCGAGGCGAGGAAGTCCTAG
- a CDS encoding BlaI/MecI/CopY family transcriptional regulator, with translation MSVPLGPLEEQVMNVLWRSCENRDLPLTVRAVADQLPESAYTTVATVLGNLMRKEMVEKLRSGRLLLYRPRRTRAEYAADRMAEALATSRRPHVTLDQFIGALTPAQHAELVAALARASATPGADPAAGGAVGLARVPEIAVD, from the coding sequence GTGAGTGTCCCGCTCGGCCCGCTCGAGGAGCAGGTGATGAACGTGCTCTGGCGCAGCTGCGAGAACAGGGACCTGCCGCTGACCGTGCGCGCCGTGGCCGATCAGCTGCCCGAGTCGGCGTACACGACCGTGGCCACGGTGCTCGGCAACCTCATGCGCAAGGAGATGGTCGAGAAGCTGCGCTCGGGCCGGCTCCTGCTCTACCGTCCCCGCCGCACGCGGGCGGAGTACGCCGCGGATCGGATGGCCGAGGCGCTGGCGACCAGCCGTCGTCCACACGTGACCCTCGACCAGTTCATCGGCGCGCTCACGCCCGCCCAACACGCCGAACTCGTCGCGGCGCTCGCGCGGGCCTCCGCCACACCGGGCGCCGATCCCGCGGCGGGCGGGGCGGTCGGGCTGGCCCGGGTGCCCGAGATCGCGGTCGACTGA
- a CDS encoding DsbA family protein gives MAAAQAGRRNALIPILIVVVAIALIAVVLATRGGSTPTTEPAATPTAPSGVVDSAEQPTPPATVNVERRDPADPLAIGELDAPVGIVMYSDFQCGFCALWTDQTLPAILPYVEAGDVRIEWRDIALFGPESHRGALAAYAAGLQGAYLPFHEALFDGGDPPSPDQLSEDGLADVAAAVGLDLDTFRADLASADVQAGVQANLDEAAQLGVMSTPAFLINGHPVSGAQPTPVFTEMIDAELAG, from the coding sequence ATGGCCGCTGCCCAGGCCGGGCGCCGCAACGCGCTCATCCCGATCCTCATCGTCGTCGTGGCCATCGCGCTCATCGCCGTCGTGCTCGCCACCCGCGGCGGCTCCACCCCCACGACGGAGCCCGCGGCCACGCCGACCGCGCCGAGCGGGGTCGTCGACTCCGCCGAACAGCCCACTCCCCCCGCGACGGTGAACGTGGAGCGGCGCGACCCCGCCGATCCGCTCGCGATCGGCGAGCTCGACGCGCCCGTGGGCATCGTCATGTACTCCGACTTCCAGTGCGGCTTCTGCGCCCTGTGGACCGACCAGACCCTGCCCGCGATCCTGCCCTACGTCGAGGCCGGCGACGTGCGCATCGAATGGCGCGACATCGCCCTGTTCGGCCCGGAATCCCACCGCGGCGCGCTCGCCGCCTACGCCGCGGGCCTGCAGGGGGCCTACCTGCCCTTCCACGAGGCGCTCTTCGACGGCGGCGACCCGCCGTCGCCGGACCAGCTGAGCGAGGACGGCCTCGCGGACGTGGCCGCCGCCGTCGGCCTCGACCTCGACACCTTCCGCGCCGACCTCGCCTCGGCCGACGTGCAGGCGGGCGTGCAGGCCAACCTCGACGAGGCCGCCCAGCTCGGGGTCATGTCCACCCCGGCGTTCCTCATCAACGGCCACCCGGTCAGCGGCGCCCAGCCCACCCCGGTCTTCACCGAGATGATCGACGCCGAACTCGCGGGCTGA
- a CDS encoding cytochrome c biogenesis CcdA family protein: MEISLLAAVLGGALALLSPCGALLLPAFFASSAGTGTRLGAHVGLFYAGLLVVLVPLGLGASALGLLFTQHRSVLIVVAGVLIIAFGVMQIAGWGFRLDRLAPTRAAAAARGAAGVARAFFLGITSGVAGFCAGPILGAVLTLAAAQGDPAAGAILLAAYGAGMVLPLVVLVIVWHRVGIRNLARGRTFTVAGRAFHTTSVLTGLLLIAVGTVFITTNGLISAPQLIGLETQSSLQQGAGSFAASLPEIALIVVAALVALGLWWWWPRERTDDAAPPSSEPASPAPGSRRNPSDPRAGARAGARADGTDPEARR; the protein is encoded by the coding sequence ATGGAGATCAGCCTGCTCGCAGCGGTCCTCGGCGGGGCCCTCGCACTGCTCAGCCCGTGCGGCGCGCTGCTGCTGCCCGCGTTCTTCGCCAGCTCGGCGGGCACGGGCACGCGCCTCGGCGCCCACGTCGGCCTGTTCTACGCCGGACTGCTCGTGGTGCTCGTGCCCCTGGGCCTGGGCGCCAGCGCGCTCGGGCTGCTGTTCACCCAGCATCGCTCCGTGCTCATCGTCGTGGCCGGCGTGCTCATCATCGCCTTCGGGGTCATGCAGATCGCCGGCTGGGGCTTCCGGCTCGACCGCCTCGCCCCCACGCGCGCGGCCGCGGCCGCCCGGGGCGCCGCCGGCGTGGCCCGCGCGTTCTTCCTCGGCATCACCTCGGGCGTCGCCGGCTTCTGCGCCGGGCCGATCCTCGGCGCGGTGCTCACCCTCGCCGCCGCGCAGGGCGACCCCGCCGCCGGCGCGATCCTGCTCGCCGCCTACGGGGCCGGCATGGTGCTCCCGCTCGTGGTCCTCGTGATCGTGTGGCACCGGGTCGGCATCCGCAACCTCGCCCGCGGGCGCACCTTCACCGTGGCAGGCCGCGCGTTCCACACGACCTCGGTGCTCACCGGCCTGCTGCTCATCGCCGTCGGCACCGTGTTCATCACGACCAACGGCCTCATCTCCGCGCCCCAGCTCATCGGCCTCGAGACCCAGAGCTCGCTGCAGCAGGGCGCCGGCTCATTCGCCGCCTCGCTGCCCGAGATCGCGCTCATCGTAGTCGCGGCGCTCGTGGCGCTCGGGCTGTGGTGGTGGTGGCCGCGCGAGCGCACGGACGACGCCGCTCCCCCCTCGTCCGAACCCGCCTCTCCCGCACCGGGCTCGCGTAGGAACCCGTCGGATCCCCGGGCCGGCGCGCGGGCCGGTGCTCGGGCGGACGGCACCGATCCCGAGGCTCGACGATGA
- a CDS encoding fucose isomerase — translation MTAYTLPETPAPPTAPPRTAYLVANGDLRESANTAGWAAQVELERQLEAAFTAVGWTLERAHAVDPATGHGFISSQRMGMDIFASIPPEAPLVVAEAVWQYSHHVLPGLRDHRGPILTAANFAPEWPGLVGLLGLNGGLTKMGTPYSSVWTVDGTDDWFLRRIREWVDTGTIAHDDSHVRPLPELPAGPEAGPEIQLGRALAADLRHRKAIIGIFDEGCMGMYNAIIDDELLNPTGIYKERLSQSALWAEMQTVTDAEADAVQTWLEEAGMTFRLGTDEATDLTPGQLRWQHKMYVAALRIADDFGVDALGIQYQQGLKDVCPASDLVEGLLNNVSRPPVASRDGARILWEGRALPHFNEVDQGVAVDALVTNRVWTAMGLDPATTLHDVRWGAESGGEYVWTLEISGSVPASHLPDGYASAEGWRQGPVFFPAGGATLNGISKPGEVVWSRVYISGGALHVDLGRADAVELPAAEAARRKETTNPEWPVMFAVFRGVSRDQFMARHKANHVQVAYAPDAATADKALLAKAAMFEAMGLTVHLCGDVAI, via the coding sequence ATGACCGCCTACACCCTGCCCGAGACCCCCGCGCCGCCGACGGCCCCGCCCCGGACCGCCTACCTCGTGGCCAACGGCGACCTGCGCGAATCGGCCAACACCGCCGGTTGGGCCGCCCAGGTGGAACTGGAGCGGCAGCTCGAGGCGGCCTTCACCGCGGTCGGCTGGACCCTCGAGCGCGCCCACGCGGTCGACCCGGCGACCGGGCACGGTTTCATCTCCTCCCAGCGCATGGGCATGGACATCTTCGCGAGCATCCCGCCCGAGGCACCGCTCGTGGTGGCCGAGGCCGTGTGGCAGTACTCCCACCACGTGCTGCCCGGCCTGCGCGACCACCGCGGCCCGATCCTCACGGCCGCGAACTTCGCCCCCGAATGGCCCGGCCTCGTGGGCCTGCTCGGCCTCAACGGCGGCCTGACCAAGATGGGCACCCCGTACTCGAGCGTGTGGACGGTCGACGGCACCGACGACTGGTTCCTGAGGCGGATCCGCGAATGGGTCGACACCGGCACGATCGCCCACGACGACTCCCACGTGCGCCCGCTGCCGGAGCTGCCCGCCGGCCCCGAGGCCGGGCCCGAGATCCAGCTGGGCCGGGCCCTCGCCGCGGACCTGCGCCACCGCAAGGCGATCATCGGGATCTTCGACGAGGGCTGCATGGGCATGTACAACGCCATCATCGACGACGAGCTCCTCAATCCCACCGGCATCTACAAGGAGCGCCTCTCCCAGAGCGCCCTGTGGGCCGAGATGCAGACGGTCACCGACGCCGAGGCCGACGCCGTGCAGACCTGGCTCGAGGAGGCCGGAATGACGTTCCGGCTCGGCACCGACGAGGCCACCGACCTCACGCCCGGCCAGCTGCGGTGGCAGCACAAGATGTACGTCGCCGCCCTGCGCATCGCCGACGACTTCGGCGTGGACGCCCTCGGCATCCAGTACCAGCAGGGTCTCAAGGACGTCTGCCCCGCCTCCGACCTGGTCGAGGGCCTCCTCAACAACGTCTCCCGCCCACCGGTCGCCTCCCGCGACGGTGCGCGCATCCTGTGGGAGGGCCGGGCCCTGCCGCACTTCAACGAGGTCGACCAGGGCGTGGCCGTGGACGCGCTCGTGACCAACCGGGTCTGGACCGCGATGGGACTCGACCCGGCCACCACCCTGCACGACGTGCGCTGGGGCGCCGAATCGGGCGGGGAGTACGTGTGGACCCTCGAGATCTCCGGCTCCGTGCCCGCCAGTCACCTGCCCGACGGCTACGCGAGCGCCGAGGGCTGGCGTCAGGGCCCGGTGTTCTTCCCCGCCGGCGGGGCGACGCTCAACGGCATCTCCAAGCCCGGTGAGGTCGTGTGGTCCCGGGTCTACATCTCCGGCGGCGCGCTGCACGTCGACCTCGGCCGCGCCGACGCCGTCGAGCTGCCCGCCGCGGAGGCCGCCCGCCGCAAGGAGACGACCAATCCCGAGTGGCCGGTCATGTTCGCCGTCTTCCGGGGCGTGAGCCGCGACCAGTTCATGGCCCGCCACAAGGCCAACCACGTGCAGGTCGCCTACGCCCCGGATGCGGCCACCGCCGACAAGGCGCTCCTGGCCAAGGCGGCGATGTTCGAGGCCATGGGCCTGACCGTGCACCTGTGCGGCGACGTCGCGATCTGA
- a CDS encoding FGGY-family carbohydrate kinase: MATIAYLGVDIGTSSTKGVLVDEAGEILRTATREHRVDRPAPGHVEMDAEIWWEEFTSIAAELTGAAPTPDLQVAAVGVSGMGPCVLLTDDAGTPLRPAILYGVDTRASAEVAELTAELGEEAILRTGGSVLSSQAAGPKLAWIRRHEPDVWARATRWFMPASFLAHRLTGAYVLDHHSASQSTPMYDSAALAWHADWARRVAPGLPLPELRWPGQVAGATSADLAGIPAGTPVITGTIDAWSEAVSADAHNAGDLMLMYGTTMFLIATGTEFLTSATMWGTVGAYEGTRNLAGGMATSGAITGWLADLTGADYPTLLAEAAASGPGARGLLALPYFAGERTPVFDPDARGVIAGLTLEHTRGDLYRAVLEATGFGVRHNVEAMRDAGARPGRIVAVGGGTQGGLWAQIVSDITGLEQVIPTHAIGASYGAAVLAATTRQDVDVAAWNPPARIVTPDPAVHTHYGELYGLYRDLYPATRDIAHALATHQRTEGVRP, encoded by the coding sequence GTGGCGACGATCGCATACCTCGGCGTGGATATCGGCACGTCGAGCACGAAGGGCGTCCTCGTGGACGAGGCCGGCGAGATCCTGCGCACCGCCACCCGGGAGCACCGCGTGGACCGCCCCGCCCCGGGCCACGTCGAGATGGACGCCGAGATCTGGTGGGAGGAGTTCACGAGCATCGCCGCCGAGCTCACCGGCGCCGCCCCGACCCCCGACCTGCAGGTCGCGGCCGTCGGCGTGAGCGGCATGGGCCCGTGCGTCCTGCTCACCGATGACGCCGGCACCCCGCTGCGGCCCGCGATCCTCTACGGCGTGGACACCCGCGCCTCCGCCGAGGTCGCCGAGCTCACGGCCGAGCTCGGCGAGGAGGCGATCCTGCGCACCGGCGGCTCGGTGCTCTCCTCCCAGGCCGCCGGCCCCAAGCTCGCCTGGATCCGGCGCCACGAACCCGACGTCTGGGCGCGGGCCACCCGCTGGTTCATGCCCGCCTCCTTCCTGGCGCACCGGCTCACCGGCGCCTACGTGCTCGACCACCATTCGGCGTCCCAGAGCACCCCGATGTACGACTCCGCAGCCCTCGCCTGGCACGCCGACTGGGCGCGGCGCGTCGCCCCCGGCCTGCCGCTGCCCGAACTGCGCTGGCCCGGGCAGGTCGCCGGCGCCACGAGCGCCGACCTCGCCGGCATCCCCGCCGGCACCCCCGTGATCACCGGCACGATCGACGCCTGGTCCGAGGCCGTGAGCGCCGACGCCCACAACGCGGGCGACCTCATGCTCATGTACGGCACCACGATGTTCCTCATCGCGACCGGCACCGAATTCCTCACCTCGGCCACCATGTGGGGCACCGTCGGCGCCTACGAGGGCACCCGCAACCTCGCCGGCGGCATGGCCACCTCCGGCGCGATCACCGGCTGGCTCGCCGACCTCACGGGCGCCGACTACCCCACCCTCCTCGCCGAGGCCGCCGCCTCCGGGCCCGGTGCCCGCGGCCTCCTCGCCCTGCCCTACTTCGCCGGCGAGCGCACCCCCGTCTTCGACCCGGACGCCCGCGGCGTCATCGCCGGCCTCACCCTCGAGCACACCCGCGGCGACCTGTACCGGGCCGTGCTCGAGGCCACCGGCTTCGGGGTGCGCCACAATGTCGAGGCGATGAGGGACGCCGGAGCCCGCCCGGGCAGGATCGTCGCCGTCGGCGGGGGTACTCAGGGCGGGCTGTGGGCGCAGATCGTCTCCGACATCACCGGCCTCGAGCAGGTGATCCCCACTCACGCCATCGGCGCCAGCTACGGGGCCGCGGTGCTCGCGGCGACGACCCGGCAGGACGTCGATGTGGCCGCCTGGAACCCGCCGGCCCGGATCGTCACGCCCGATCCCGCTGTCCATACGCATTACGGCGAGCTCTACGGGCTCTACCGCGACCTCTACCCGGCCACGCGCGACATCGCCCACGCCCTGGCCACCCATCAGCGAACCGAAGGAGTCCGCCCATGA
- a CDS encoding LacI family DNA-binding transcriptional regulator: MVRIRDVAGHAGVSTATVSRVLNGKQVRADLAEAVHAAVAELGYVPDRTARSLRTGTTPVIALVVPDIANPFFTSLARVVEDVAAAAGYSVVLCNTDDVAAKERGYLEIALRQRMAGVILAPADASPDLGALLAAGRAVVVIDRDVPEAVDRIAFDNEGLGRRATEALLRRGLTDIACITGPESTSTARARAAGWRAALAGAGIEPGPGRLTYANFRVDGGRAAAAGLLASPRRPQAVLATNNLVGVGTLQALAGAGEHGIAVGIIGDLPFATSDMSEVTLTPLRPEDLGRRAIERLLARLRGEAGEPVRIVLPLQ, from the coding sequence ATGGTCCGTATCCGCGACGTCGCCGGCCACGCGGGCGTCTCCACCGCGACGGTCTCGCGCGTGCTCAACGGCAAGCAGGTGCGCGCGGACCTGGCCGAGGCGGTGCACGCGGCCGTGGCCGAGCTCGGTTACGTGCCCGACCGCACCGCCCGCTCGCTGCGCACCGGGACCACGCCGGTCATCGCGCTCGTCGTGCCCGATATCGCCAACCCGTTCTTCACCTCGCTCGCGCGGGTCGTCGAGGACGTGGCCGCCGCGGCCGGCTACTCCGTTGTGCTGTGCAACACCGACGACGTGGCCGCCAAGGAGCGCGGCTACCTCGAGATCGCCCTGCGCCAGCGGATGGCCGGCGTCATCCTCGCCCCCGCCGACGCGAGCCCCGACCTGGGCGCGCTGCTCGCGGCCGGGCGGGCGGTCGTCGTGATCGATCGGGACGTGCCGGAGGCCGTCGACCGGATCGCCTTCGACAACGAGGGCCTCGGGCGGCGGGCCACCGAGGCGCTGCTGCGGCGCGGCCTCACGGACATCGCCTGCATCACCGGGCCCGAGTCCACGAGCACCGCCCGGGCACGTGCAGCCGGGTGGCGCGCCGCGCTCGCCGGCGCCGGCATCGAACCGGGGCCCGGGCGGCTCACCTACGCGAATTTTCGTGTGGACGGCGGTCGCGCGGCCGCCGCCGGGCTGCTCGCCTCGCCGCGGCGCCCGCAGGCGGTGCTGGCCACGAACAACCTCGTGGGCGTGGGCACGCTGCAGGCGCTCGCCGGCGCCGGGGAACACGGGATCGCCGTGGGCATCATCGGGGACCTGCCGTTCGCGACCTCGGACATGTCGGAGGTCACCCTGACCCCGCTGCGCCCGGAGGACCTGGGCCGGCGCGCCATCGAGCGGCTGCTGGCGCGGCTGCGGGGCGAGGCCGGGGAACCGGTCCGGATCGTGCTGCCGCTGCAGTGA
- a CDS encoding carbohydrate kinase family protein gives MREEVNTTCWFAGLTTVDLVHRADRPPAPNEKITALRQDLAAGGPAANAAVVAAAMGRSPLLITAIGAGPVGALARHDLEANGVRLLDAGPRHEMSVSAVLVDDATGERSVVSTDAGSTHTVAPDLDAEPTPRVVLLDGHHPDLQRDVLARARECGATVVLDAGRRRPIFAELIPHADVVACSADFRTATGDSGPDALLALGARGVVITAGAGPVTWVDARGSGRVEVPRVAVRDTLGAGDAFHGALVAALTLGAELEAAVRTAVEVASLRVREVGPRTYLRAVRARFGGR, from the coding sequence ATGCGAGAAGAAGTGAACACGACCTGCTGGTTCGCCGGCCTCACGACGGTCGACCTCGTGCATCGGGCCGACCGCCCGCCGGCACCGAACGAGAAGATCACGGCCCTGCGCCAGGATCTCGCGGCCGGCGGACCGGCCGCCAACGCCGCGGTCGTGGCCGCCGCGATGGGCCGGTCCCCGCTGCTCATCACGGCGATCGGCGCCGGGCCGGTCGGGGCGCTGGCCCGCCACGACCTCGAGGCCAACGGCGTGCGGCTCCTCGACGCCGGCCCGAGGCACGAGATGTCCGTCTCCGCGGTGCTCGTCGACGACGCCACCGGCGAGCGCTCCGTCGTCTCCACCGACGCCGGCAGTACCCACACCGTCGCGCCGGACCTTGATGCCGAGCCGACCCCGCGGGTCGTGCTCCTCGACGGCCACCACCCCGACCTGCAGCGGGACGTCCTGGCCCGGGCCCGGGAGTGCGGGGCCACGGTGGTGCTCGACGCGGGGCGCCGGCGGCCGATCTTCGCCGAGCTCATCCCGCACGCCGACGTGGTCGCCTGCTCCGCCGACTTCCGCACCGCGACCGGCGACTCGGGCCCGGACGCGCTCCTCGCCCTGGGCGCCCGCGGCGTCGTCATCACCGCCGGCGCCGGCCCCGTGACCTGGGTGGACGCGCGCGGCTCGGGGCGCGTCGAGGTCCCACGGGTGGCGGTGCGCGACACCCTCGGCGCGGGCGATGCCTTCCATGGCGCGCTCGTGGCCGCGCTCACGCTGGGCGCCGAGCTGGAGGCCGCCGTCCGCACCGCCGTCGAGGTCGCCTCGCTGCGCGTACGTGAGGTCGGGCCGCGCACGTACCTGCGCGCCGTGCGTGCACGCTTCGGCGGCCGATGA